Proteins co-encoded in one Christiangramia fulva genomic window:
- a CDS encoding cbb3-type cytochrome c oxidase N-terminal domain-containing protein, with product MKLFFSILRITGLTALAVVLIDLTLDVGDQSPYQAYPVLWLILAVIVFIAIAIEVSVASLRSLLYRSLTPEAKESYDAFMAAKEEKRSNWLKKTYRKLIDRKPVEKEDEIVLDHNYDGIRELDNNLPPWWLYGFYASIIFAFVYLARYHIFNGTTQIEEFNQEMAEAKAAVEEYKKNADDLIDMNTVERLTGEADLKAGQSIFETKCFACHKMDGGGGIGPNLTDDYWINGGGIKNVFHTISEGGRAGKGMVAWKTELTPKERAQVASYVLSLHGTEPASPKEPQGELWVDPDAPKQEQPDKQTDSIKANTGIKAIQTIE from the coding sequence ATGAAATTATTTTTTTCCATATTAAGAATTACAGGGCTTACCGCACTCGCAGTTGTTCTTATAGACCTTACGCTGGACGTGGGTGACCAATCGCCCTACCAGGCCTATCCTGTTTTATGGCTCATTCTTGCTGTAATAGTGTTTATAGCTATTGCTATTGAAGTTTCTGTAGCATCTTTAAGAAGCCTTCTGTATAGGTCGCTGACCCCTGAAGCCAAGGAAAGCTATGACGCTTTTATGGCTGCCAAAGAAGAGAAGCGCAGCAACTGGCTTAAAAAAACCTATAGAAAGCTCATAGACCGCAAACCGGTTGAAAAGGAAGATGAGATCGTTCTGGATCATAATTATGACGGAATACGCGAACTTGACAATAACCTTCCGCCGTGGTGGTTGTATGGCTTTTATGCCAGTATCATTTTCGCTTTTGTGTATCTGGCGAGATACCACATTTTTAACGGCACTACGCAGATAGAAGAATTTAACCAGGAAATGGCTGAAGCTAAAGCTGCAGTAGAGGAATACAAAAAGAATGCTGATGATCTTATCGACATGAATACTGTGGAACGGCTTACCGGTGAAGCAGATCTTAAAGCCGGACAGTCGATTTTCGAAACAAAATGTTTCGCCTGTCATAAAATGGACGGTGGAGGAGGAATAGGTCCTAACCTTACCGATGACTACTGGATCAATGGTGGCGGAATTAAGAATGTTTTTCATACTATTTCTGAAGGAGGCCGTGCCGGTAAAGGTATGGTAGCCTGGAAAACTGAATTAACACCAAAAGAGCGTGCCCAGGTAGCAAGTTATGTGCTTAGTCTTCATGGCACTGAACCTGCCAGCCCGAAGGAACCTCAGGGAGAGTTATGGGTAGATCCCGATGCACCTAAACAGGAACAGCCAGATAAACAAACAGATTCTATAAAAGCAAATACCGGTATTAAAGCAATACAAACCATAGAATAA
- the ccoG gene encoding cytochrome c oxidase accessory protein CcoG — translation MDENFRNSISTVDSKGKRSWVYPRKPSGKLYEYRKIVSYLLLAFLFISPFIKVNGKQFLMFNVLERRFNIFGASFWPQDFYLFVIIMLIGVVFILLFTVAFGRIFCGWICPQTIFLEMVFRRIEFWIEGDRGKQIKLDKQNWNAEKIRKKGLKWTVFFLVSFLIANVFLAYLIGSERLLLYIKEGPQAHFSTLFSLLIFTSVFYFVFAWFREQVCIIACPYGRLQGVLLDTKSIVVAYDHKRGEKEKGRAKFKKNEDRAASGKGDCIDCMQCVQVCPTGIDIRNGTQLECVNCTACIDACDHMMEAVDLPKGLIRYASEENIQKKAPFRFTPRMKGYTTVLGILISVFVGLLFLRSDLEADILRLPGQLYEHKAGNVISNVYTFKLINKTNLEYNDVHFKLLSPKGDIEIVKNDQIHVPANGLSEGTLFININRSLLKDEKDEVKIGVYNKNQLIETTRTTFMGPRSYN, via the coding sequence GTGGACGAAAATTTCAGAAATAGTATCTCAACGGTAGACAGTAAAGGGAAACGTTCATGGGTGTATCCTCGCAAACCATCGGGGAAACTCTATGAATACAGGAAAATTGTGAGTTATTTACTACTGGCATTTCTGTTCATATCTCCTTTTATAAAAGTAAACGGGAAGCAGTTCTTAATGTTTAACGTGCTCGAACGCCGTTTTAATATTTTCGGGGCAAGTTTCTGGCCACAGGATTTTTATCTATTTGTGATAATAATGCTGATAGGTGTGGTTTTCATTCTTCTTTTTACCGTAGCCTTCGGAAGAATATTCTGTGGCTGGATATGCCCTCAAACAATTTTTCTGGAAATGGTCTTTCGTAGAATCGAATTCTGGATCGAAGGAGACCGTGGAAAACAGATCAAGCTGGATAAACAGAACTGGAATGCGGAAAAAATCAGGAAAAAAGGATTGAAATGGACGGTCTTTTTCCTGGTTTCTTTCCTCATAGCCAATGTTTTTTTGGCTTACCTTATTGGGAGTGAGAGGTTGCTGCTTTATATCAAAGAAGGTCCGCAGGCGCATTTCAGTACTTTGTTTTCCCTCCTTATCTTCACCTCTGTTTTTTATTTTGTTTTTGCCTGGTTTCGCGAGCAGGTATGTATTATAGCCTGTCCCTACGGTCGTTTACAGGGAGTTCTTTTAGACACCAAATCTATAGTTGTTGCCTACGACCACAAACGCGGAGAAAAGGAAAAAGGAAGAGCGAAATTTAAGAAAAATGAAGATCGCGCTGCTTCGGGGAAAGGTGATTGTATTGATTGTATGCAATGTGTGCAGGTTTGCCCTACAGGGATCGATATTCGAAATGGGACTCAGCTGGAGTGCGTGAATTGTACCGCCTGTATCGATGCGTGTGACCACATGATGGAAGCTGTAGATCTTCCAAAAGGCCTCATTCGATATGCCAGCGAGGAGAATATTCAGAAAAAAGCACCTTTCCGGTTTACACCAAGAATGAAAGGCTATACTACGGTTCTGGGAATTCTAATTTCAGTTTTTGTTGGCTTACTTTTTCTTAGAAGTGATCTCGAAGCAGATATTCTGCGACTTCCCGGACAATTATACGAGCATAAAGCCGGCAATGTGATCAGCAATGTTTACACTTTTAAGCTTATCAATAAAACCAACCTGGAATATAACGATGTGCATTTCAAGCTTCTTTCACCTAAAGGTGATATAGAGATCGTGAAAAATGACCAAATTCATGTTCCTGCCAATGGGCTTTCAGAAGGAACTCTTTTCATAAATATCAACAGGTCGCTTTTGAAGGATGAAAAAGATGAAGTTAAAATTGGTGTTTATAATAAAAATCAGTTGATCGAAACTACCCGCACCACCTTTATGGGACCGCGGAGTTATAATTAA
- a CDS encoding FixH family protein produces MKIKINWGTGIVLGMTGFIGFIMFFVVQMLGSKDFDHDLVTEDYYGAELHYQQDINAEENAFGLSEKVKVERSDNGWLITFPKEVKAEDIVGKVTLYRPSDKKLDFTVSLTKMQANQVLVQADKLLAGRWNMNIAWTSNNKDYLVRKELSW; encoded by the coding sequence ATGAAAATAAAAATAAATTGGGGAACCGGCATCGTACTGGGAATGACAGGATTTATAGGATTTATTATGTTCTTCGTGGTGCAGATGCTGGGGAGTAAGGATTTTGATCATGACCTGGTAACTGAAGATTACTATGGAGCAGAACTTCATTATCAGCAGGATATCAATGCGGAAGAAAACGCTTTCGGGCTTTCCGAAAAAGTGAAGGTGGAAAGATCTGATAACGGATGGCTCATTACTTTTCCGAAAGAAGTAAAAGCTGAAGATATTGTTGGGAAGGTTACTTTATATCGTCCTTCTGACAAAAAACTGGATTTTACGGTTTCACTCACGAAAATGCAGGCGAACCAGGTTTTGGTTCAGGCAGATAAATTACTGGCCGGACGCTGGAATATGAACATAGCCTGGACCAGTAATAATAAAGATTACCTGGTACGAAAAGAATTATCCTGGTAA
- a CDS encoding sulfite exporter TauE/SafE family protein produces MYFTALIFGLLGSFHCMGMCGPIAFLLPVDRNNNFKKGLQIFLYHAGRIFSYTLIGAIFGLLGKSISLFGLQQKLSIIIGLVMLSLIFIPAGKKGLDRLMNPAFKGISKIKSQIGAELKKKRPDTFFSIGFLNGLLPCGLVYMAVLGATAVQGMLEGAAYMAIFGLGTIPLMTAVVWAGNFVSVKMRNNMKKAIPVMIAIMGVLFIIRGMGLGIPYMSPKQATKMKTSIECHPVSFASENNK; encoded by the coding sequence ATGTATTTTACAGCACTCATATTTGGTCTTCTGGGAAGTTTTCACTGCATGGGAATGTGCGGTCCAATAGCTTTTCTCTTGCCCGTAGACCGGAATAATAATTTTAAAAAAGGTTTACAGATCTTTCTTTACCACGCCGGAAGGATCTTTTCTTACACTCTTATTGGCGCCATTTTCGGATTATTGGGAAAGAGCATTTCCCTTTTCGGACTTCAACAGAAATTATCGATCATCATTGGCCTGGTCATGCTTTCCCTGATCTTTATTCCGGCAGGAAAAAAAGGGCTTGACCGCCTTATGAATCCGGCTTTTAAAGGAATTTCAAAGATTAAATCACAGATAGGAGCTGAGCTGAAAAAAAAGCGTCCGGATACTTTTTTTAGCATTGGTTTTCTAAATGGATTGCTGCCTTGCGGACTGGTATATATGGCCGTTCTGGGAGCGACTGCCGTACAGGGAATGCTGGAAGGAGCAGCCTATATGGCAATTTTTGGTTTAGGAACCATTCCCCTTATGACTGCTGTGGTATGGGCCGGCAATTTTGTATCGGTAAAAATGCGGAACAATATGAAAAAGGCCATTCCTGTAATGATCGCTATAATGGGAGTATTATTTATTATTCGAGGAATGGGATTAGGAATTCCCTATATGTCACCTAAACAGGCCACCAAAATGAAAACTTCTATAGAATGTCACCCGGTAAGTTTTGCTTCTGAAAATAATAAATAG
- a CDS encoding glycoside hydrolase family 31 protein: protein MITNTELEQKGNLFPAGLISYEHDQDTINFISKNGVRLQVTVLRDNMLRFRYSTNGIFEHDFSYAIDEDNPQGFNKLTVDDNESHVEIITEKFICRVAKDDLRVGMYELDGRKILEDELGFHWEETFEFGGSFVKMSKSSKDQENYFGLGDKPTNFNLKGKRLSLWNTDQYAYGKDTVELYKAVPFYMGLHSNICYGIFFDNTFKTHFDFCQERRNVTSFWADGGEMNYYFIYGPQMADVLTTYTDLTGKPELPPMWALGYHQSKWSYYPESKVREIAAKFRELNFPCDALYLDIDYMEGFRCFTWNKDYFPDPKRMVKELENDGFKTVAIIDPGIKIDLNYPVFKEALEKDYFCRRADGPKMRGKVWPGECYFPDFTNPEVREWWSGLYRELIGEIGVKGIWNDMNEPAVMEVPGKTFPLDVRHDYDGHPCSHRKAHNVYGMQMARGTYEGVKKFNFPKRPFIITRANYAGGQRYTSTWTGDNVASWEHLWLANVQIQRLCMSGMSFAGSDIGGFAEQPSGELFARWIQLGIFHPFCRVHSSGDHGEQEPWFFGDEVLGITKKYVELRYQLLPYLYTAFFHYVQEGIPILKPLVYYDQEDVQTHHRADEFIFGNQILVCPVQEPNVQGRRMYIPKGKWYNLWNNNVVTGGREMWVEAPLETIPVFIKEGAIIPKYPVQQYVDEKKIEEVQLDVYYKIGKENSEFYEDSHDGYEYRQGMFSHRTFKFTGKEDEMILRQHKNGKYSAPYKNFKLKVFGLPFEVKQIFFDNEEVKPADLEYNDEDKSFIISKEFSELHLVG, encoded by the coding sequence ATGATTACCAATACAGAGCTTGAACAGAAGGGGAATTTATTCCCCGCAGGATTAATTTCATATGAACACGACCAGGACACCATAAATTTTATATCTAAGAACGGGGTACGATTGCAGGTCACGGTTCTTCGCGATAATATGCTTCGTTTTCGATATTCTACCAATGGTATTTTCGAGCATGACTTTTCCTACGCAATAGATGAAGACAATCCTCAGGGATTCAATAAACTTACTGTTGATGACAATGAATCACATGTAGAAATAATAACTGAAAAATTTATATGCCGCGTCGCAAAAGACGATCTGCGGGTAGGAATGTATGAGCTTGACGGCAGGAAAATACTTGAAGATGAATTAGGATTTCACTGGGAAGAGACTTTCGAATTTGGAGGAAGCTTTGTGAAAATGAGCAAATCATCAAAAGACCAGGAAAACTATTTTGGTCTTGGCGATAAACCTACCAATTTTAATTTAAAAGGAAAACGTCTGAGCCTCTGGAATACTGACCAGTATGCCTACGGAAAGGACACCGTGGAATTGTACAAGGCAGTGCCGTTTTATATGGGACTGCACAGCAATATTTGCTACGGAATCTTCTTTGACAACACCTTTAAAACTCATTTTGATTTTTGCCAGGAACGAAGGAATGTTACCAGTTTCTGGGCCGATGGTGGCGAAATGAACTATTATTTCATTTACGGTCCGCAGATGGCCGATGTACTCACCACCTACACCGATCTTACCGGGAAACCGGAGCTTCCGCCAATGTGGGCTTTGGGATATCATCAATCTAAATGGAGTTATTATCCGGAAAGTAAAGTAAGAGAGATCGCGGCAAAATTCAGGGAACTGAATTTTCCCTGTGACGCCCTTTATTTAGATATAGATTATATGGAAGGTTTCAGGTGTTTCACCTGGAATAAAGATTATTTTCCAGACCCAAAACGAATGGTTAAGGAGCTCGAAAATGACGGTTTTAAAACCGTGGCTATAATCGACCCGGGAATAAAAATAGATCTTAATTATCCGGTATTTAAAGAAGCGCTGGAAAAAGATTATTTCTGTCGGCGTGCCGATGGTCCAAAAATGCGTGGAAAAGTATGGCCGGGAGAATGTTATTTCCCCGATTTTACTAATCCCGAGGTTAGGGAATGGTGGAGCGGACTTTATCGTGAGCTCATTGGCGAAATAGGTGTAAAAGGTATCTGGAATGATATGAACGAACCCGCAGTCATGGAAGTTCCCGGAAAAACCTTCCCTCTTGACGTGCGTCATGATTATGACGGGCATCCGTGCAGCCATCGTAAAGCGCATAACGTTTATGGTATGCAAATGGCAAGGGGAACTTATGAAGGAGTGAAAAAATTCAATTTCCCTAAACGTCCATTTATAATTACCCGGGCAAATTATGCCGGTGGACAACGTTATACTTCTACCTGGACCGGAGATAATGTGGCAAGCTGGGAGCATCTTTGGCTAGCAAACGTGCAGATTCAAAGACTTTGCATGAGCGGGATGAGTTTTGCAGGATCAGACATTGGCGGATTCGCTGAGCAACCCTCAGGAGAACTTTTCGCACGGTGGATCCAATTGGGTATTTTCCATCCTTTCTGTAGGGTTCATTCGTCTGGAGATCACGGCGAACAGGAACCCTGGTTCTTCGGAGACGAAGTATTGGGAATCACCAAAAAATATGTGGAGTTGCGATATCAGCTTCTGCCCTACCTCTACACCGCTTTTTTCCATTATGTCCAGGAAGGAATCCCTATTCTTAAACCATTGGTTTATTATGATCAGGAAGATGTTCAAACCCATCATCGAGCCGATGAATTTATTTTCGGAAACCAGATTTTGGTGTGTCCTGTTCAGGAACCAAACGTACAGGGAAGAAGAATGTACATCCCGAAAGGAAAATGGTATAACCTCTGGAATAATAATGTGGTCACCGGCGGACGCGAAATGTGGGTTGAGGCTCCTTTAGAAACTATTCCCGTGTTTATCAAGGAAGGAGCTATTATTCCAAAATATCCGGTTCAGCAATATGTAGATGAGAAGAAAATAGAAGAAGTTCAGCTGGACGTCTACTATAAAATAGGAAAAGAAAATTCAGAATTCTATGAAGATTCCCATGATGGATACGAATATCGCCAGGGAATGTTCAGTCACCGTACCTTTAAATTTACAGGTAAGGAAGATGAAATGATCCTGCGCCAGCATAAAAATGGAAAATATTCAGCACCCTATAAGAATTTCAAGCTGAAGGTATTTGGACTTCCTTTTGAGGTTAAACAGATCTTTTTTGACAATGAAGAAGTAAAACCTGCAGATCTGGAGTATAACGACGAAGATAAAAGCTTTATCATATCAAAAGAATTCAGTGAACTGCACCTAGTAGGCTGA
- a CDS encoding hybrid sensor histidine kinase/response regulator transcription factor — MGHFKLKILYSLMFMWGIAGTVTGQDVRSVQRIKSVEPFERAEKVSIQQDLDQNLWITTPLKVIRYNSAEMQIYNRFKGVPKELGQELLTTYTDSFDHIWLAGEKGLAVYNLQQDAFDFVSNSTGKIYKMFEDDRKQLWIAAENGIFKLDISSKEKDFSLSRFISENTMASSIVSYGNLIAVAGPNGVITINLESGKFDKKDLGYYQNLEITTVLALDDKLVIGTKDHGLYTSDFQFSKINRVYTLPYAASQAEITSLQKFGDQVIVATNGAGIVRLGKDMDLISGPSPAYPENIYTTYLDMQNLLWMVSNKGLFLQNFTTFGVKRLVHNPSKYSSLADDFVTALVKDSNGNIWVGSGEGLSIWNSANESWRHIKNLNFEKTFKAPDNVTNLASVNEHVWVATSNDGVYKVNINTLLRAHYSIDALYKTPIKSAQSLFVDSKENVWIGGDDGFLTEILANSQIKTFPIKNVMAMAELGPKDLIVATKSRIHSLNPYSGRITDLTKLNAGGELTYYDINDLEITNKGIGLIATDGEGLLLYDFDSETYEKLNKDKGLPSNNVVAVKWTNNDEYWISTDKGLAFYDDATKNLKVFTELNGLTSTELTTGFSELEDGSYVLGSVKGLNVFKPRSMLAQSEFKPDLKLQNLEVASKDNKKKEFSLAGKNDIELSNRDNFRISFKGISNLNPQDLQYSWKLQGFDDEWSEPSSVKTVNYASLPAGSYDFMVKSRLGDAAWSDPKTLKIDVQEAGATISSVYLFMGIGIIAMILIFAVVFIKRSRSAERAARAELRNKLKKEFGKPIENAVQSLNKISETASEEQTEDLQRYAARFDELFQQILNFNYEESVYEISRIDMHQHIPALLGEIEPLFENKSLEISLNDQWGENVFYYNREYLDKILFSLVSSSACYFHKSGKVIVNLIETSVGDLKLQITDNGLGIPPSHLRILEKKTAPPKSRKFRNDNGLNFILQARELIQQSGGSFNFESEKNEGSTFTAILKNRKQDYRKVPERAAKVLMAQKQKTNPKTVFPAELTNFSESKILIIENDKETKELLMRNIGKYCQIYQASTAEEGIEKAGMIFPDIIISATVLPDMNAFQLTKMLKRNIGLNHISIFMVADEDVTFAQEQLEGLSEVIRKPIDINLMLTRITEILKWQRNIRNSYVRSHIEDIPGEYRSESDERFIANLADNIIQNIKNETYTVHDLSASVGISSNTLFMKLKSLVDLSPQDFMEFTRLNYARELMEKGEFNIMEIAYKSGFSSPKLFYSSFKKFFGYTPAGTVEKPD; from the coding sequence TTGGGGCATTTTAAATTGAAGATTCTGTATTCCCTTATGTTCATGTGGGGAATTGCCGGTACGGTTACCGGGCAGGATGTACGGTCGGTTCAGCGGATAAAATCTGTAGAACCTTTTGAAAGGGCAGAAAAAGTTTCCATTCAGCAGGATTTAGATCAAAATCTTTGGATCACCACACCGCTAAAGGTGATCAGGTACAATTCTGCCGAAATGCAGATCTACAATCGTTTTAAGGGAGTTCCCAAAGAACTTGGGCAGGAACTTTTAACTACTTACACCGATTCTTTTGATCATATCTGGCTAGCCGGGGAGAAAGGCCTGGCAGTCTATAATCTGCAGCAGGACGCTTTTGACTTTGTAAGCAATAGTACCGGGAAAATCTATAAAATGTTTGAAGATGATCGTAAGCAGTTGTGGATCGCTGCCGAAAATGGAATTTTTAAGCTGGATATTTCATCTAAAGAAAAAGATTTCTCGCTCTCGCGATTTATCTCTGAAAATACAATGGCTTCCTCGATCGTCAGCTACGGAAATTTAATAGCGGTTGCCGGACCCAACGGAGTGATCACCATTAACCTGGAATCAGGAAAATTTGATAAAAAAGATCTCGGTTATTATCAGAACCTTGAAATAACCACTGTTCTTGCCCTGGATGATAAACTTGTGATCGGGACGAAAGATCATGGCCTTTATACTTCAGATTTCCAGTTCAGCAAAATAAACCGGGTTTATACTCTTCCTTATGCAGCTTCACAGGCAGAAATCACTTCGCTTCAAAAATTTGGTGATCAGGTTATAGTGGCTACCAATGGAGCTGGGATCGTACGTTTGGGTAAGGATATGGATTTGATCTCGGGTCCTTCTCCCGCATATCCTGAAAATATCTATACCACCTATCTTGACATGCAGAATCTTTTATGGATGGTCTCCAATAAAGGACTCTTTCTTCAGAATTTTACCACCTTTGGAGTGAAACGACTGGTACATAATCCTTCGAAATATTCAAGCCTCGCCGATGATTTTGTAACTGCACTGGTAAAAGATTCCAATGGCAACATTTGGGTGGGCAGTGGTGAAGGTCTGAGTATTTGGAACTCAGCCAACGAAAGCTGGAGGCATATTAAAAACCTCAATTTCGAAAAAACTTTTAAAGCGCCAGATAATGTTACCAATCTGGCTTCTGTGAACGAACATGTATGGGTGGCAACTTCAAATGACGGGGTGTATAAAGTGAATATAAACACCTTGTTAAGAGCGCATTATTCCATTGACGCCCTGTATAAAACTCCCATAAAATCTGCCCAGTCATTGTTTGTCGATTCAAAAGAGAATGTCTGGATTGGTGGAGACGACGGTTTTCTTACCGAGATCCTGGCAAATTCACAAATAAAGACTTTTCCTATAAAAAATGTGATGGCCATGGCTGAACTTGGTCCTAAAGACCTTATAGTGGCGACGAAAAGTCGTATTCATTCTTTAAATCCTTATTCTGGTCGCATCACCGATCTTACAAAACTTAATGCAGGAGGAGAACTTACCTATTATGATATCAATGATCTTGAGATTACCAATAAAGGTATTGGCCTTATCGCGACCGATGGCGAAGGTCTGTTGCTATATGATTTTGATTCGGAAACCTATGAAAAACTGAATAAAGACAAAGGACTTCCTTCAAACAACGTGGTTGCCGTGAAATGGACGAACAATGACGAGTATTGGATTTCTACTGATAAGGGACTCGCTTTCTATGATGATGCAACCAAAAACCTCAAGGTTTTTACTGAACTGAACGGATTAACAAGTACAGAGCTTACTACCGGTTTTTCAGAACTTGAGGATGGAAGCTATGTTTTGGGAAGTGTCAAAGGTTTGAATGTTTTCAAACCGCGCAGCATGCTTGCCCAATCTGAATTTAAACCTGATTTGAAACTGCAGAATCTGGAAGTGGCTTCGAAAGATAATAAGAAGAAAGAATTCTCTCTGGCAGGTAAAAATGACATTGAACTTTCAAATCGGGATAACTTCAGGATAAGTTTTAAGGGAATTTCGAATCTTAATCCGCAAGACCTTCAGTATTCATGGAAGCTTCAGGGTTTTGATGATGAATGGAGTGAACCTTCGTCGGTGAAAACGGTAAATTATGCCAGCCTTCCTGCAGGGAGCTATGATTTTATGGTAAAAAGCAGGCTGGGCGATGCAGCCTGGAGTGATCCGAAAACTTTGAAAATTGATGTTCAGGAAGCCGGGGCGACCATCAGTTCAGTTTACCTGTTCATGGGAATTGGAATCATAGCGATGATCCTCATATTCGCTGTGGTTTTTATAAAAAGATCCAGGTCTGCAGAACGTGCGGCAAGAGCGGAACTTAGGAATAAGCTTAAAAAAGAGTTTGGAAAACCCATAGAAAACGCTGTACAGTCACTGAACAAGATTTCTGAAACGGCTTCAGAAGAACAAACCGAAGACCTGCAGCGTTATGCGGCAAGATTTGATGAGCTTTTTCAGCAAATCCTTAATTTTAATTATGAAGAATCTGTCTATGAAATTTCCAGGATCGATATGCATCAGCATATCCCGGCACTTTTAGGCGAAATCGAACCTTTGTTTGAAAATAAATCCCTGGAGATCAGTTTAAATGACCAGTGGGGAGAAAATGTGTTCTATTATAACCGGGAATACCTCGATAAGATCCTTTTCAGTCTGGTTTCAAGCAGTGCCTGTTATTTTCATAAATCAGGAAAGGTCATTGTAAATCTTATCGAAACCAGTGTTGGAGACCTTAAGCTGCAGATTACAGATAACGGACTCGGAATACCGCCTTCGCACCTTAGAATTCTCGAAAAGAAAACTGCTCCTCCTAAAAGCAGGAAATTCAGGAACGATAACGGGCTGAATTTTATCCTTCAGGCAAGAGAGCTTATTCAGCAGAGTGGTGGAAGCTTTAATTTTGAATCTGAAAAGAATGAAGGTTCAACTTTTACCGCTATTCTGAAGAATAGAAAACAGGATTACAGAAAGGTGCCTGAAAGAGCCGCGAAAGTTTTAATGGCTCAAAAACAGAAAACAAATCCGAAAACTGTTTTTCCAGCAGAACTGACAAATTTCAGTGAAAGCAAGATCCTTATTATCGAAAATGACAAGGAAACCAAGGAACTGCTGATGCGGAATATTGGCAAATATTGCCAGATCTACCAGGCATCCACAGCCGAAGAGGGAATAGAGAAGGCTGGAATGATCTTTCCCGATATAATTATTTCGGCTACCGTTTTACCCGATATGAATGCTTTCCAGCTAACCAAAATGTTGAAAAGGAATATCGGCCTTAATCACATCAGTATTTTTATGGTTGCAGATGAAGATGTGACCTTTGCGCAGGAACAGCTGGAAGGTCTTTCTGAAGTCATCAGGAAACCAATAGATATCAACTTGATGCTGACCAGGATCACGGAAATACTGAAATGGCAGCGAAATATCAGAAACAGCTACGTGAGATCGCATATTGAAGATATTCCCGGGGAGTACAGGAGTGAAAGTGATGAGCGTTTTATAGCTAATCTTGCAGATAATATCATTCAGAATATTAAGAACGAAACCTATACCGTTCATGACCTAAGCGCATCAGTGGGCATATCCAGCAATACACTGTTTATGAAGCTTAAGAGCCTTGTGGATCTTTCACCACAGGATTTCATGGAGTTCACCCGCCTTAATTACGCACGGGAACTGATGGAAAAAGGAGAGTTCAATATTATGGAGATTGCTTATAAATCTGGATTCTCCAGTCCTAAACTATTTTACAGTTCCTTTAAAAAATTCTTCGGATATACCCCCGCGGGTACCGTAGAAAAACCAGATTAA
- a CDS encoding CcoQ/FixQ family Cbb3-type cytochrome c oxidase assembly chaperone has protein sequence MLKYVKGPLESIDGVAIYPIISLLIFFIFFAALFFWVVTARKEYINEVSQLPLEKEEADQENSLDLTIN, from the coding sequence ATGCTTAAATATGTAAAAGGACCTTTGGAAAGTATAGATGGCGTTGCCATTTATCCAATCATTTCCCTGCTCATTTTCTTCATCTTTTTTGCAGCGCTGTTTTTTTGGGTAGTGACAGCAAGAAAAGAATATATAAATGAAGTTAGCCAGCTTCCTCTGGAAAAAGAGGAAGCCGATCAGGAAAACAGCCTTGACCTAACCATTAATTAA